CAGAAAGGGCAGGTCGATGTCGAATAGACCGTCACTTTTTTTGCCATATCTTCACCTCACTATATTTTTTAACTCTATCATGTCGTCTATAACGTAATCCGGCCTGAGCGGCTCGACGTCCTCCCTCTTCCCCAGGCCGTACGTCACCCAGCATGTCCTTATACCGGCATTCTTCCCGGTATTTATGTCTATGGCCATGTCGCCTATGATCATGGCCTTATCTTTATCCGTCGCAGTACCGGAAAATAACCTCTCCAGTATGCACGCCGACGGCTTCATGCAGCTTTCATCGTCGCCGCCTATGATATCCTCGAAGTGGGCCCGGATGCCCAGTTTGCCAAGCGTCACATCCGCAAAGCGCGCATACCTGTTGGTCAGGATAAATTTCCTCTTGCCCTTAAAATGCTCGAGCACCTCTTTAACGTGCGGATAGAGCTTCGAGGTATCGGCCGGGTGTTCCAGGTAATAACCGCTGAATGCCTCGAGCACCCGTCCCGCCATATCCTGGCGGCTCTCCCCCAGGCACTTCCTGACAAGGTCGCTTACTCCGGTGCCTATATGCGCCGTGATCTCGGCGGGCTCTTTTTTAGGAAGGCCTGCCGAGGCCAGGGCAAAGTTCATCGCGTTGGCGATATCAAGGCGCGAATCAACGAGCGTCCCGTCTACGTCGAAGAGCAGGACCTCGCACGCTGTAAGGGCCATCTAACCTTTAAGGTTCTCGAACATCTCCTCGTGGCCGATCTCTTCGCCCATGATGTGCGTAGCCAGCTGGTATGTATCGTGGTCTTTGCCGAAGGTCTTCTTCGCGATCTTGTTATATACCTCGATCGCGCCCGCCTCGGCCGTCGTCACGATCTTTATTATTGCATCGTAGTCGGCAAGGTCCTTCATCACGCCCGGGTACGGCGCGTTCGCGTTCTTGGCAAGGTCGCTTATGTTATTTACCGGAAGGCCTCCAAGCTCGATGATCCTTTCGGCCAGCTCCTGGGCATGCTCGAGCTCGTCCTTTGCTATCTTATTGAGGAATTCCGCCATATCCTCATACCCTTTACCCTCTACCGCCTGTGCCATGTACCACCATGCGTAATAGGCGAGCCATTCGTCGCAATACGCCTTATTCAGGTCCTTTATCAGGTCCTTCAGGTTGACCTCTGCGCCTGCTATCTCTCTCGACTTCTTTCCCATATCCTACCCCTTTCTTTTTTTTACAGCTTCTTTCCGAACTCCAGGCCGTACTCGTAACACCGTTTCCGCTCGCCTTCATCAGGGACATATTTACAGGATAATAAAGGCTGCGCTATCTCCATTCCCCCCTCTTTAAGCCCCTTCTCTACATTCTCCGCCGCGCCGCCGCCCCAACCGTACGAACCGAACGCCGCAGCGATCCTGTTCTTCGGCTTCAGCCCCTTCAGAAGCTCCAGAAAACCGGCTATCGCCGGAAGCATATCGTTATCGTGCGTTGACGACCCTATGAGATATCCTTTGGCATCCAGCATCCGGCCTATCACTTCCGTGCGGTCGGAGGCGTTTATGTCGAAGAGCTTGACGTCGACGCCGGCGTCTGCGATGCCCTCCGCGATGAGCCGGGCCATCTTCTCGGTGGAGCCCCACATCGTCTCGTACACTATCACCGCCTTCTTCTTCGTCTCGTTCCTGGCCCATGAGATGTATGCCTTCACTATCTTCATGGGGTCCTTGCGCCATATTATACCGTGGCTCGGCGCTATCATATCGAACGGGATATCCATCTTCTGTATATCCTCGATCTTTTTCAGTATCACGGAGCTGAGCGGCAACAGTATATTGGCGTAATATTTCGCGGCCTCGTCCATCAGCTCTGCCTCGCTCACCTCGTCGTCGAACCTCTCGCTTGTAGCGTAATGCTGGCCGAAAGCGTCGTTGGGCAGGAGGAGCGACTCTTCGCGGCAGTAGGTGAACATGCTGTCGGGCCAGTGTATCATCGGCGCCTCGATAAAGCTCAATGTACGCCTGCCGAGCTTAAGCTTATCGCCTGTCTTCACGGTCTGAAAATCCCAATTCTCGTAATAGTTTCGATACAGGCCCTCCTTGCACTTCGCCGTCCCGTATACCTTTGCCTTCGGACAGAGCTTCATCAGGGCCGGCATGGCGCCGGAATGGTCCGTCTCGACATGGTTGGCTATCACGTAATCGATCTTCCCGGGAGGCACTATCTCCCCTATCTTCCTTATCATCTCGTCCGCGAACGGGCCGTAAACGGTATCGACCAGCGTTATCTTATCGTCGATTATGAGATACGCGTTGTAGGTAGAGCCGCGCCGGGTCGTATAAGTGTGGCCGTGGAAATTCTTCACGTTCCAATCGACGACGCCTACCCAATAGATGCCTTTCTTTATTTCACAGGGCCTCATAAGCGATCACCCCTCTTTCACGAACTGGCTCTTGTCGGCCCCGCATACCGGGCATACCCAGTTATCCGGGAGTTTCTCGAACGGCGTGCCGGGCGCAACGCCTCCGTCCGGGTCTCCCGTCGCGGGATCGTAGATATAGTTACAGACGACACAGCGGTATTTTTGCATGGTATTATCCTTTCCTTTTGTCTCCTCTCCTCTTATAAAGGTCGGGGCCGTATCCGGCGTCGTGCCGCGCTTGACCTGGTGATAGTAATCGTAGGTCATCGCCTTCCCCGCCTTCAGAACCTTGGACTCCGTCAATTCTCCCAGAAAGAGCGTATGGGTACCGCAATCCAGTTTTTTAATCACCTTCGCCTCTATATAACATAACGTATTGTCCAGCACGACCGGACAACCGGACGGAAGACGTATGAATTTAATATCCCTGAATTTATTCTCGCTTCGCCCTGTCTTGAAACCGAACCTTCCTATAAAAGACAGGGGCGTCTCTTCCGCGAGTATCGATATGCCGAAACGCGAACTTGACTCTATGAATTCGTGCGTCAGGTTCTTCTTATTTATGCTTATCGCTATCGTAACGGGATCGTTCGTTATCTGGAACACGGTATTGACTATCTGACCGTTGAGAAGATCGCCCTTATTGGAAGAGGCGATATACATCCCGTAATTTATATTATGAAGTACGTTGGGATCCATAAATATGCGTATTACCTTTTATACAACCCAGTAAGCTCTGCCCTGTCCAGGATATGCCCCTTCATGGCCTCTTCGACATCCTCTTTCCGGGCGCCCTCTCCCAGACCGATGCTATTGTCTAAGGCGTATATCTTGAATACGTACCGATGCGGCTTCCCCGGAGGCGGATACGGCCCGCCGTACCTGCCGGAACCGTTCGAATCGTTGGTCCCCAGTTTCCCGGGAACGCTGTCTTCCTCTATCTCCGGGATGACCGGGATATCATATACGACCCAGTGGACCCATGTGCCTGCCGGCGCGTCAGGATCATCGACTATCAATGCCATGGTCTTCGTGCCACCCGGTATGCCGTTCACGATGAGCGGCGGATTTATGTCATCCCCTTCGCCGGTATACTTTTCGGGTATCAAGGCGTTCTCTTTGAACGCCGGGCTCGTCAGCTTCATCTTATCCCCTCCTCCGGCTTCCGTATGATACATAAAAACGGAAGAGACCAATACGAACGACAGGACCGATATTCTCCAAGCCATATTTTTACGCTCTTCGGCCATAACCTGCTTTAATTAAGCGTTATCGCGGTCACCGGACATTCATCCGTGGCCTTTTTGCATGTCTCTTCGGCCCCTTTCGGGACGACGGCGACGAATGCTACCGCCTTATCGTCTTCCATCTTGAATACTTCGGGGCACGTGGCAACACAGAGCCCGCACCCTATGCATGTATCCGCATCGACTTTTGCCTTCACTCTCGATCACCCCCCTCTCTTCGGTTCATACCATCTCTTTTATGGCGGCGCGTACCTTGGCCGCCCGGTCCGTGCCTTTTCCCTGTATGGACGCGTATGCATCCTCAAATGTAGCGGCATCTCTCCTGTAGAAGGCGCCCAGGGCTATCGGGGCTTCACCATTATAATCCCATTCCCTTATTTTTTCCATCGCTCGTTTAAAATCGGAGGCATCGTGGTCTTTCAGTTCGTAGACATGTTTATCATAGTAATCGTACATATTGTAATACGTGACGCAGACCTGGAGGACATCTACGAGCGAAAACCCTTTGTGCATTACGGCTTCCTTGAATATATTTTTCAGGAGTTCCATCCCGTGCGAAGTACCTCTCGCGATGAATGTCGCCCCGCTTGCGAGCGCTATCTCCAGCGGATTGATCGGGAGCTCCCTGGTGCCGGCCGGCGTTGAGCGCCCCTTGAACCCTATCGGGGACGTGGGCGTATATTGCCCGGTGGTCAAACCGTATACACGGTTATCATGCACTATCAATGTCACATCTATGTTTCTCTTGGCGGCAAATATGAGGTGCTCAAGCCCCTCGCCGTAGGCGTCCCCGTCGCCTGAAAAGCAGATGACCTTCATGCCGGGACGGGCCATCTTTATCGCCTCCGCTACCGGGAGGACCCTCCCGTGCAGCGAATAGAAACTGTTCACGTTCAGGTAGTCGGCTATCTTAGCGTGGCATCCGATGCCCGACAATATCACTATATTCTCGAGAGGCGTGCCTTCGTCCTTCAGCGCCCCCAGGACGCTCTTGACGGCATTCAATATGGCAAAGTTACCGCAGCCGATGCACCATGTATTCTTCGCGTAAGTCCCCAGGTTCATCATATAAGATCCCGCACCCTCGCTTCCAGCTCATCCAGGGAGAAGGGCCTCCCGTCATACTTCAATACCAGCTTATCGACCCGGCACCCGCAGCAGCCGGCAAGGCCCGCCAGCTGTCCCGTGGCATTATTTTCCACGGCGATCACCTTCTCCGCCCCCTTGACCGCCTCGAGGAATCTCTTCACCGGAAAAGGCCCCAGGACGACCGGCCGCACCATTTTCAGCCCCAGGCGGTCTGCCGTCTCTTCGCATACACCTTTATTGGACCCCCAGCATAACAGTATCGTGGATGAATCCGTCTTCCCGGAAACCTTCACCGTTTCGTACCCCTCGAGCTCACGGCTCAGGGATTCCCCTTTCCTGAGCCGCTTATCCTGCATCTTTACGGTCATCGCCGGGTCTTCTGTAGTTATGCCGTACTCATCGTGTTCGTAGCTGTTGACTTTAACGACGGCGTCTTTACGCGGCGGGCAGACCATAGGAGAGACTCCGCTTGCGGTATCCCGATACCGCCCGTATTCGCCCGTGCCGTCCCAGGAAGGGGGGCCTTCTATCGGCATCTCTTTTATGGAATCCGGATCAAAACTATAGACGCCTTCCGCCAGTGTCTTATCGGCCAATATGATAGACGGGATCTGATATTTCATCGACATCTTCATGGCGATATGAGACCAGGAGAACGCCTCCTCGGCATCGCCTGGGGCTACGACAAGACGCGGGAACTCTCCCTGCCCCGCGCTCAATACAAAATTGAGTTCCGTCTGGGCCGTATAGGTGGGAAGCCCCGTGCTTGGGCCCGGCCTCTGCCCTACCATGATCACCACCGGCAGTTCGGCCATGCCGGAAAGGCTCAGGCCCTCCGTCATAAGGCAGAACCCGCCGCCCGACGTCCCGACGGCCACCCTCTCTCCCGCATAAGAAGATCCCGCCGCCATCAGCATCACGGCTATCTCGTTCTCGGGGTGGATAACCTTCAGCGAGAAATCATCCGCGATACCGGCAAGAAAATGGAGAAGCGGCGATGCGGGGGTCATCGGATACGCGATGAACGTATCGAGCCCGCCGTTCACCAGTCCAAGGCCGATCGCCTCGCTTCCGGTAAGTATGGGCAGCATGCCCTGAGGCAGCGTCTCTATCTTCAGGGCCCCTTTCGATGATCCGTACCCGTTAAGCGCTATCTTCAGATTGAGGTCGGCCTCTTTAGACATATTTTTCCTGGCCGTCCCCTCCAGTATATCCCAGGATACACCTATCGCCCTGAATAATGCCCCGATGGCGCATGAGTTACGCATTATGTCGATACCGCCGGATGCCTTCACCATCTGCTCCATGGGTATACCGAGCGACACAGAGACACCCGGCATACCGTCCGGCTTGGCCATATCCGAATTATAGATGACTATGGCCTCTCTCTTCAGGCGGCCCTTATGCAGGTCCAGCGTCTCCTGGTTCAACGCTATGAGTATATCGACCTTATCCGGGTGGGCTGAGATCTTTCTGTCCGACGCGCGTATAACGGAAAATGTATGTCCGCCCCTTATGAGGGAAGGGTAGTCGCGGTATATATATATCCGGTAATTGAGCCGGTTAAGGACGCGGGCGATGAGAAGCCCTGCCCTGTCTATACCGTCACCTGCCTTCCCTCCCAGGAGGATCGAAAGATCTGTCATATGGTCAAGGGTCTCTTTTAGTCCTCTATCTCTATATCTTTCGTGCCTTCCCACAGGCCGTGGAGATTGCACTTCTCCCATGCCTTCAGCGGGCCGCATGCGTGGCTGAGCTTTACCGGAACGGTGACTTTGGGTTCCGTCAATAAGGCGGATAGCCCTATCCTGAAAAGGAATGTGTCGCCCGAATATAGCTCTATCCACTCTATGAAATGTCCCTGCTCATTCGGATGGGCCTTATATTTCCCCACCTCTATCGTCACCAGGAACGGCTCATCCCTCTTCACCTTATCCGGGGCCGTGATCACCGGTATATGCTTCTGTTCCAATTCGGAAAGCGCCTTCACGTCTTTAGGCACATGGACACCGCACAGTATGTCACCTTCACACGAATATTTCGTACCTGCCATAGATATCAACCCCCTTTCAAATGATACAACGTAATTATACCACGGTCTATTTAAAAAAGGTGAGCAGTTTTGAGTCATGCTCAGGACCGGCTACTGCAACCCTCTTTGCAGTGCGCAACAGGCCTTAGCATATATCTGACCATTGTCCGCATATCTGTATCACCCCCGTCCCTTTGCTTATTTTTTAAATATATCCTTCAGGTCCGCATCTGGCGTCGTCACCAGCTTCAAATCGAACTTATCCTGGAGCACCTTGAATACGTTCGGCGTTATGAATGCCGGCGGCGTCGGGCCTATACGTATCCCTTTTATGTCGAGCGCTAGAAGGGTCAGCAGGATCGCGACGGCCTTCTGCTCGAACCACGACAGCACTAACGAAAGCGGCAGTTCATTGACGCCGCATTTGAAGGCATCCGCCAGTGCCGACGCTACGCGTACTGCCGAATAGGCGTTATTGCATTGCCCTATATCGATGAGGCGCGGTATGCCGTCTATGGAACCGAAATCGAGCTTATTGAACCTGTATTTACCGCACGCGAGCGTAAGTATGACGCAGTCACCGGGGACCTTTTCCGCGAATTCCGTGTAGTAGTTCCTGCCCGGCTTTGCGCCGTCGCAACCGCCTATAAGGAAGAAGCGCCTTATCTTGCCCGCCTTCACGGCGCCGATGATCTTATCCGCAAGACCGAGGATGGCCGTATGGTGGAAACCCGTCAATATCTTCTTCCCGGGCGTCTCCGCCAGCGGCGGGAGCGACTTCGCCTTATTTATCAGAGGAGAGAAATCCCTCCCGTTTATATGCGTCCCGCCCGGTACACCGGTGACCCCTGTCGTGAACAACCGGTCGAGGTAACTATTGGCCGGCGGTATCAGGACACAGTTAGTCGTCGCCAGGATAGCCCCGCCGAAGGCGCCGAACTCCTTCTTCTGGTCCTGCCATGCGCCGCCGTAGTTACCCGCGAGGTGTTTGAACTTCTTCAATACGGGATATCCGTGAGCGGGCAGCATCTCGCTGTGCGTATATACATCTATACCTTTACCCTCCGTCTGTTTAAGAAGCTCGTAAAGGTCGAGAAGGTCATGGCCGGTCACAAGGATGGCATGGCCTTTCTTTGTCCCGGTCTCGACTTCCGTGGGCACCGGATTGCCGAACCTGCCCGTATGGGCCCTGTCTAGGAGCTCCATCACTTTCAGGTTCATCTTCCCGCACCGGAGCACCATATCCAGATGCTGTCCCATATCAAAACTCACATTTGTTACCGTCTTGAATAGCGCCTCATGCATGAAGCTATCCACTTCCTCATCGCGCTCGCCAAGCTCCCGCGCGTGGTACGCATATGCCGCTATCCCCTTGAGCCCGAATAGCAGTATATCCTGCAGGCTCTGGATGTCCTCGTTCTTGCCGCATACCCCTCCCTTGGTACATCCGGACCCTCCCGCCGTCTGTTCGCATTGATAACAGAACATCATCCGCCTCCTTCTTTTGACCTCATCTCCCTGTATCTATTATACCGCTCGTCACCCACGCACTCCCGAGCGTATCTGCACCAGTCAAGGCACGTCTGTCCGCCTTCGCGTTTTACCATCTTACCGCAATTCTGACACCTGCCGGAGGCCTCATCCGTCCATATCTCTGCCTTCTCGCCGCAATACCGGCATTGCACCTCTTCCGGCTGCGGCTGGCTGAACTTCTGTGAACCCGGGCAGAGGGATATCATCATGACCTGCCACCTCTTATGCCTATGGTGATCTCTTCGAATTTGACGTCCCTTCCGGACGACGCTATGGCCTCTCTGGCCAGCGATACGAGCCCGAAGCAGCACGGGACCTCCATATGGGCACAGGTGACCGAACGTACGCCGTTATTCTTTATGATGGAAGCGATCTTCTCTTTATAGAACCCGGCGTCATCCAGCTTCGGACAGCCCACGAGCAGGACCTTCCCGCGCAGCAACCCGTCATGGAAATCGGGATAAGCGAACGGGACACAATCCGCGGCTATGAGGAGGTCGGCCCCTTTAAGGTACGGGGCGTTCTCGGGGACCAACATTATCTGAACGGGCCAGTTGGACAGCCGGGATGCCGTTTTACCCTTCACCCCTTTTTCCCCATGATCTTTCTTACCGCTCTTAAGATCCATCGCTTTCGAGCCGGGGCATGCGTGCTCTGCATGGCCGGCCTCTCCTTCCTCTATTATAGTGATCGCCCCTTTTGGGCAATGGCCTATACAGGCCCCGAGGCCGTCACAAAGGCCGCTTATGAGGCGCGCCTTGCCGTCTATTATCCGTAACGCGCCCTCGTGGCAGTTGGGGATGCAGAGGCCGCAGCCGTTGCACTTCTCTTCATCTATCTTTACTATCTTTCTCTTTGCCATAACCCGCCTTCCTTAATATTAGAGCAGATCCTTCACGGTAATGCGCGCCAATTCGGAGATGACGTGACCTTCTATCGCATCGAGCCTCTTCTTCAAACGGCAGGTCTTCCTGTTGGGGCATATGCCCTTCCTGAAAAGACACTCCTTAATAGTAACGGTTCCCTGGAACGCCTCGATCATATCTGTCAGGGATATCTCTGCCGCCGGACGAGCCAGCTCAAACCCTCCGCCCTTCCCGCGCTGCGACTTCAGTATCCCTTTCGACTCCAGCGTCTGAAGGATCTTGCGCAGGAACGGACGCGGCATATTAAGTTCCGCCACCAATGTAGATACGTTCACCACCTCTCCTTCATGCTTGGCCATGAAAGCGACGGCGCGTATCGAATAGTCCGTCTTCCTGGATATCAGTCCCGAATTCATCTTGGTTTGAATGATACCACATTAGTATCTTTTTGTCAAGTAAAAAAAGGGACGCCGCTCAGAAAAGCGGCGCCCCTATATCTCTCTTACAATCCCTTCTTTATCATGTATTCGATCAGGTCCACCACCCGGCACGAGTAACCCCACTCGTTGTCATACCACGCGATGACCTTGGCGAAATTACCGCCTATGACCTTGGTCATCTTGGAATCGAGAGTGGCCGAGGCCGGATAATGGTTGAAGTCGACGGATACCACGTCGTCTTCGGTATATTCGAGTATACCCTTCATCTTCCCTTCCGAGGCGGCCTTCATCGCCTTATTGATCTCCTCGGCCGTCGCCGGCTTCTTCAGCGTGCATGTCAGGTCCACCACCGAGACGTTGGGCACCGGCACCCTCATCGCGAAACCGTCGAGTTTACCCTTCAGTTCCGGTATGACTAACCCTATAGCCCTGGCGGCTCCGGTAGATGTAGGTATCATCGAGACGGCCGCAGCGCGGGCCCTGCGCGGGTCCGAGTGCGGCAGGTCCTGGACCCTCTGGTCGTTCGTATATGCGTGGATCGTCGTCATGAGCCCTTTCTCTATGCCCCACATATCGTTCAGCACCTTTGCCACCGGCCCGAGACAATTCGTAGTGCACGACGCGTTCGATATGACCGTGTGGTTCTTCGGGTCGTATTTATCCTCATTCACGCCCAGCACGATCGTGAGGTCCTCCCCTTCGGCAGGGGCCGATATGATGACCTTTTTGGCTCCGCCCTTTGTGATATGATTCACCGCGCCCTTCACCTCTTTGCCTTTTTTATTTACTCCGTCGTTCTTTATGGTAAAGAGGCCCGTCGATTCGACGACTATCTCGACGCCCAGCGCCTTCCACGGCAACTCCCCCGGGTCCTTTTTAGCAAGGACCTTGATCTCCTTGCCGTTAACGATGATCGCATCGGCGGACGCTTTGACGTTCCCGCCGGGAAAACGGCCGTGAACAGAATCATATTTAAGAAGATGCGCGAGCGTCTTCGCATCGGTTATGTCGTTGACCGCCACAAGCTCCATCGACTTCGAATTCCGTTCGAGGATAGCGCGCCCGACCATCCTGCCTATCCTTCCAAACCCGTTGATACCTACCTTCACTGCCATCGTCTTACCCTCCCTTTTGTATAAGTTCTCAAGCGACCAATCGCTTAGTAGGAAATGTTATTATATCATCTTTTTCTAAAGATGCAAGATATCTTGGATGATACGGCGGTCTTATCCCAATTTCACCTTCAGGAGGTTCTCTGCCGCTATATGAGGCGGGACCGGATTTATGTAGAACCCGCTTCCCCATTCGAAGCCGGCTATCTTGCCGAGCTTAGGCATTATCTCTATATGCCAGTGATAATCTTCCCTCTCGTGGCCGTTTATGGGAGATGTGTGTATTATGAAATTGTACGACGGGTCCGAGAGAAGTTTCTTTATGCGCGCCAGTGAATCGCGGAGAGCGCGCGCCAGGCACCTCACGCGGTCCCTGTCCGTATTCGTGAAATCGGATGAGTGCTTTTTCGGCAGGACCCACACCTCGTAAGGGAACCTCGAGACGTACGGGCAGAAGGCGATGAAACAATCGTCCTCGTATATTATCCCTTCCTTCTTCTCCTGTTCTTCGCGCACTATATCGCAGAAGACGCACCTCTCCTTATATTCATAGTACTTCGAGGCGCCGTCTATCTCCTCCAGCACCCTCTTCGGGACTATCGGGAGCGCTATCAGCTGGCTGTGGGGATGCTCCAGCGATGCGCCGGCGCTCTTGCCGTAGTTCTTGAATATAAGGATGTACTTGAACCGGCTGTCCCGGCGCAGGTCCAGGGACCTTGCGACATATGCCCACAGGACCTCTTCGGTCTCGGCGTGGGTCAGGTCGGCCATGTCCTTAAAGTGCTCCGGGGTATCGACGATCACTTCATGGGCGCCGATCCCGTTCATCATGTCGAATATCCCGATCCCCTCTTTGTCGAGCTCCCCTTCGATCCTCAGGGCCGGGAACTTATTGGGGACGACGCGCACGGTCCATCCGGGCGAATTCGGCGGTCCGGCCTTGCGGTGCGCCGCTATCTCCGGAGGCGTCAGCGCCTCGCTGCCCCAGCAGAACGGGCAGTTATCCCTCTTTTTGTCATGCGGCTCGACCCTGAAATCGCCCGGGCCGGCTATCTTATCCAGAAAGACGATCGTCCATCTTCCTGTTATAGGGTCCCGCCTGAGCTCATTCATATCAGACCCTTGCCTCTCTCACCGATCTCGCCGCGTCTTCCGGAGGGAGCGGATTGATATAAAAACCGCTTCCCCATTCGAACCCGGCAACCCGCGTCAATATCGGCAGTATCTCGAAATGCCAGTGGTAATCCCTCTCTATCGTCTCCCAGTACCCTTTCTTGCCGGCGTCCCGCCTGAACGGGGCCGCATGCAGAACGAGGTTGTAGGGAAAGTCGCCTATCACCGACCTTGTCTTCCTGAATATAAGGTCTATGAGGGAGGCGAGGTCGGGTACATGGCCCCTGTCGGTCTTATAGAAGTCGCAGGAATGGCCTTTCGGCAATATCCACGTCTCGAACGGGAACCTGGACGCAAAAGGGGCGAGGGCGATAAAATATTTCGATTCGGCTATTATGCGTTTCTGCATGGCCAGCTCCTGCCTCATGATATCGCAGAAGACGCACCTCTCTCTGTAATCGTAATAGAACTTTGCGCCGCTCAGTTCTTCCTTGACCCTCTTAAGGTTAACGGGGGTCCCGATGATCTGGGCCCTCGGATGTTTTATATGCCCGCCCCCTGCGGCCTTACCGTAATTTTTAAAGAGCATCGCGTACTTTATACGGGTATCGCGCTCCAGGTCCCGTATCCTGTCGAGCACCACGTTCATGCTCTTGACTATCTGTTCCTGTGAGAGCTCGGATTCCCTCTGGTGGCGCGGCGATTCCACTATTATCTCATGGGCGCCCCTTGCGCTCATGATATCGTACATGCCGCGGCCGTGCCTGTCGAGATCCCCCTCGATGGTGAGGAGCGGCGATATGCTCGGGATGACACGCACCTCCCACCCGGGGCCGTTAGGAGAACTGCCCGGCTTCCGTAGCGCGTATATCTCCGGGGGCGTCATCGATTCGTTCCCTTCGCAGAAAGGGCACTTCTCGCCTCCGGTGAACTCTTCTTTTTCTACCAGCCCTGAACCGAACTGGTCCGGCCGCTTGGCCCTTTCGGTGGATATGATGACCCACCTTCCTATAATAGGGTCCCGCCTGAGCTCAGGCATCTATTTCGTCTCCCTTAAGAATACCAGGAAATCGGAGGGGTTTATGACACCCAGTATGTTACCGAACTCGTCTTTCACTATTATAAGCTCGCCCTTCCTCGCCTCGACCTTCTGGAGCGCGGTCTTGAGCGACGTGTCGGGGCTCACCGTTATGAACTTGCGCTGCATCACCTTGGCCACGGAAGAGTCGAGCTCCCTTGAAAGCGCCTCCGGGACCTTCGCCACCACTTCCTTCTTTATGCTCTTCAGTTTCTCCTTTATGAAATCGTAGAGCACGGAGATCAGT
The DNA window shown above is from Candidatus Omnitrophota bacterium and carries:
- the gap gene encoding type I glyceraldehyde-3-phosphate dehydrogenase yields the protein MAVKVGINGFGRIGRMVGRAILERNSKSMELVAVNDITDAKTLAHLLKYDSVHGRFPGGNVKASADAIIVNGKEIKVLAKKDPGELPWKALGVEIVVESTGLFTIKNDGVNKKGKEVKGAVNHITKGGAKKVIISAPAEGEDLTIVLGVNEDKYDPKNHTVISNASCTTNCLGPVAKVLNDMWGIEKGLMTTIHAYTNDQRVQDLPHSDPRRARAAAVSMIPTSTGAARAIGLVIPELKGKLDGFAMRVPVPNVSVVDLTCTLKKPATAEEINKAMKAASEGKMKGILEYTEDDVVSVDFNHYPASATLDSKMTKVIGGNFAKVIAWYDNEWGYSCRVVDLIEYMIKKGL
- a CDS encoding Rrf2 family transcriptional regulator encodes the protein MNSGLISRKTDYSIRAVAFMAKHEGEVVNVSTLVAELNMPRPFLRKILQTLESKGILKSQRGKGGGFELARPAAEISLTDMIEAFQGTVTIKECLFRKGICPNRKTCRLKKRLDAIEGHVISELARITVKDLL
- a CDS encoding DUF4931 domain-containing protein yields the protein MPELRRDPIIGRWVIISTERAKRPDQFGSGLVEKEEFTGGEKCPFCEGNESMTPPEIYALRKPGSSPNGPGWEVRVIPSISPLLTIEGDLDRHGRGMYDIMSARGAHEIIVESPRHQRESELSQEQIVKSMNVVLDRIRDLERDTRIKYAMLFKNYGKAAGGGHIKHPRAQIIGTPVNLKRVKEELSGAKFYYDYRERCVFCDIMRQELAMQKRIIAESKYFIALAPFASRFPFETWILPKGHSCDFYKTDRGHVPDLASLIDLIFRKTRSVIGDFPYNLVLHAAPFRRDAGKKGYWETIERDYHWHFEILPILTRVAGFEWGSGFYINPLPPEDAARSVREARV
- the galT gene encoding galactose-1-phosphate uridylyltransferase; the protein is MNELRRDPITGRWTIVFLDKIAGPGDFRVEPHDKKRDNCPFCWGSEALTPPEIAAHRKAGPPNSPGWTVRVVPNKFPALRIEGELDKEGIGIFDMMNGIGAHEVIVDTPEHFKDMADLTHAETEEVLWAYVARSLDLRRDSRFKYILIFKNYGKSAGASLEHPHSQLIALPIVPKRVLEEIDGASKYYEYKERCVFCDIVREEQEKKEGIIYEDDCFIAFCPYVSRFPYEVWVLPKKHSSDFTNTDRDRVRCLARALRDSLARIKKLLSDPSYNFIIHTSPINGHEREDYHWHIEIMPKLGKIAGFEWGSGFYINPVPPHIAAENLLKVKLG
- the hcp gene encoding hydroxylamine reductase; amino-acid sequence: MFCYQCEQTAGGSGCTKGGVCGKNEDIQSLQDILLFGLKGIAAYAYHARELGERDEEVDSFMHEALFKTVTNVSFDMGQHLDMVLRCGKMNLKVMELLDRAHTGRFGNPVPTEVETGTKKGHAILVTGHDLLDLYELLKQTEGKGIDVYTHSEMLPAHGYPVLKKFKHLAGNYGGAWQDQKKEFGAFGGAILATTNCVLIPPANSYLDRLFTTGVTGVPGGTHINGRDFSPLINKAKSLPPLAETPGKKILTGFHHTAILGLADKIIGAVKAGKIRRFFLIGGCDGAKPGRNYYTEFAEKVPGDCVILTLACGKYRFNKLDFGSIDGIPRLIDIGQCNNAYSAVRVASALADAFKCGVNELPLSLVLSWFEQKAVAILLTLLALDIKGIRIGPTPPAFITPNVFKVLQDKFDLKLVTTPDADLKDIFKK
- a CDS encoding 4Fe-4S binding protein, with the translated sequence MAKRKIVKIDEEKCNGCGLCIPNCHEGALRIIDGKARLISGLCDGLGACIGHCPKGAITIIEEGEAGHAEHACPGSKAMDLKSGKKDHGEKGVKGKTASRLSNWPVQIMLVPENAPYLKGADLLIAADCVPFAYPDFHDGLLRGKVLLVGCPKLDDAGFYKEKIASIIKNNGVRSVTCAHMEVPCCFGLVSLAREAIASSGRDVKFEEITIGIRGGRS